One Methylomarinovum tepidoasis DNA window includes the following coding sequences:
- a CDS encoding WD40 repeat domain-containing protein yields the protein MKTLLPLLLTLLLGACGDANPPLKTWKLVPGGITAAAVADNYALLASIDQGAQWWRLKPKKLLHTFRHSQAKQEMIAVAVTADGRFAVTADRNGLAWWDTRSGRPLASWTLEGIHSLALSADGQWALIGLGDRAVYFSLRHGKTRFAFPHDRAVKTVALDRQGRFALTGSDDATAKLWDLQSGKLRRTWKQRGKLAAVALSGRGTYALTNPLLGPIQVWKTANGKLKRQLGPRYVTVTRAAFTPSEGLLATGHPSRGIKLWSLKRGKLLREFLPRQTGILKPTSAPVLALRFVKAGKRLLSATSDGTVQLWAIRGRKKKK from the coding sequence ATGAAAACGCTCCTGCCCCTGTTGTTGACCCTGCTTCTGGGCGCCTGTGGCGACGCCAATCCGCCCCTGAAGACCTGGAAACTGGTCCCCGGTGGCATCACCGCCGCCGCGGTGGCCGACAATTACGCCCTGCTGGCCAGCATCGACCAGGGGGCCCAGTGGTGGCGACTGAAACCGAAAAAGCTGCTTCATACCTTCCGGCACAGCCAGGCAAAACAGGAGATGATCGCCGTCGCCGTCACCGCCGACGGCCGTTTCGCGGTCACCGCCGACCGCAACGGCCTGGCCTGGTGGGACACCCGAAGCGGGCGGCCGCTGGCGTCCTGGACCTTGGAAGGCATCCACAGCCTGGCGCTGTCGGCCGATGGCCAGTGGGCGCTGATCGGTCTCGGGGACCGGGCGGTCTATTTCTCCCTGCGCCACGGCAAGACCCGTTTCGCCTTCCCCCACGACCGCGCGGTCAAGACCGTGGCCCTGGATCGCCAGGGCCGTTTCGCCCTCACCGGCAGTGACGATGCCACCGCCAAACTGTGGGATCTGCAAAGCGGCAAGCTGCGCCGCACCTGGAAACAACGGGGCAAACTGGCCGCCGTCGCCCTCTCTGGCCGTGGCACCTACGCCCTGACCAACCCCCTCCTCGGCCCGATCCAGGTCTGGAAGACCGCCAACGGCAAATTGAAACGGCAACTCGGGCCTCGATACGTCACCGTCACCCGCGCCGCCTTCACCCCTTCGGAGGGGCTGCTGGCCACCGGCCACCCTTCCCGGGGCATCAAGCTCTGGAGCCTCAAACGTGGCAAGCTGTTGCGTGAGTTTCTACCGCGTCAGACCGGCATTCTCAAACCCACCTCGGCGCCGGTGCTGGCGCTGCGTTTCGTCAAGGCGGGGAAACGACTGCTCAGCGCCACATCAGACGGCACTGTCCAGCTGTGGGCGATCCGGGGAAGAAAGAAGAAAAAGTGA
- a CDS encoding RNA pyrophosphohydrolase: MIDADGFRPNVGIVLCNDAGHVFWARRVGMRSWQFPQGGIKRREDPEAAMYRELYEETGLAADDVELIGRTREWLRYRLPARYIRRHSLPLCIGQKQLWFLLRLRADETRICLDRCGKPEFDAWRWVEYWHPLREVVYFKKEVYRRALTELGRLLVSDSVPIDPRGFLAAD; encoded by the coding sequence ATGATTGACGCCGATGGATTCCGTCCCAATGTAGGGATCGTGCTCTGCAACGACGCCGGCCATGTGTTCTGGGCCCGGCGGGTGGGAATGCGGTCGTGGCAGTTCCCCCAGGGCGGCATCAAGCGCCGCGAGGATCCCGAGGCGGCGATGTACCGGGAGCTGTATGAGGAGACGGGGCTGGCTGCGGACGATGTCGAACTGATCGGCCGGACCCGCGAGTGGCTGCGCTACCGCCTGCCGGCGCGCTACATTCGGCGTCATTCCCTGCCGCTGTGCATCGGCCAGAAGCAATTGTGGTTCTTGTTGCGCCTACGGGCCGACGAAACCCGGATCTGCCTTGACCGTTGCGGTAAACCGGAGTTCGACGCCTGGCGCTGGGTGGAATACTGGCACCCGTTGCGTGAAGTCGTCTATTTTAAGAAAGAAGTCTATCGCCGGGCGTTGACCGAACTGGGGCGTCTGTTGGTTTCGGATTCGGTGCCGATCGATCCCCGAGGGTTTCTGGCGGCGGACTAG
- a CDS encoding sulfurtransferase TusA family protein: MEFDRELDTSGLHCPLPLLKLKKVLNEMAPGQIVHVIATDPASELDFGVFSEQSGNEILQRRREDGILHYWIRKA; encoded by the coding sequence ATGGAATTCGATCGCGAACTGGACACCAGCGGGTTGCACTGCCCGCTGCCGCTGCTCAAACTGAAGAAAGTCCTCAACGAGATGGCCCCGGGCCAGATCGTCCACGTCATCGCCACCGACCCGGCGTCGGAGCTGGATTTCGGCGTCTTTTCCGAGCAGAGCGGCAACGAGATCCTGCAACGCCGTCGCGAAGACGGGATACTCCATTACTGGATCCGCAAGGCCTGA
- the rluC gene encoding 23S rRNA pseudouridine(955/2504/2580) synthase RluC, translating to MKGQVSDSARKTPVRQVEIDADEAGQRIDNFLLARLKGVPKSRIYRMLRTGEVRVNKGRVKAPYRLQAGDVVRLPPVQVTAVCSPVAPGDWGRRLEARIVYEDEDLLVLDKPAGMAVHGGSGLAGGVIEALRAIRPQARFLELVHRLDRDTSGCLLIAKRRSVLRALHEQLRSGRVEKRYLALLEGGWRRRFQRVDVPLRKFVLQGGERLVKAAEDGKPSQTLFRRIEAFPHATLVEAELLTGRTHQIRVHAAWLGHPLAGDERYGDKTANRRWRRLGLKRLFLHAWQVAFHHPRRDVMIRLEAPLDGELEALLDHLRQ from the coding sequence ATGAAAGGACAAGTTTCTGATTCGGCGCGAAAAACGCCAGTGCGCCAGGTCGAGATCGACGCCGACGAAGCCGGTCAGCGCATCGACAATTTTCTCCTCGCCCGTCTCAAGGGAGTGCCCAAGAGCCGTATCTACCGGATGCTGCGTACGGGCGAGGTGCGGGTCAACAAGGGGCGGGTCAAGGCCCCTTACCGCCTACAGGCCGGGGACGTGGTCCGCCTGCCGCCGGTCCAGGTCACAGCAGTCTGTTCCCCGGTGGCGCCGGGAGACTGGGGGCGGCGTCTGGAAGCGCGGATCGTGTACGAAGACGAAGACCTGCTGGTGCTCGACAAGCCGGCGGGGATGGCGGTCCACGGCGGCAGCGGATTGGCGGGCGGGGTGATCGAGGCGCTGCGGGCGATCCGTCCCCAGGCCCGCTTCCTGGAGCTGGTGCATCGTCTCGACCGCGACACCTCCGGCTGTCTGCTGATCGCCAAGCGCCGTTCCGTGCTGCGGGCGTTGCACGAGCAATTGCGTTCCGGTCGGGTGGAAAAGCGCTATCTGGCCCTCTTGGAAGGCGGGTGGCGCCGTCGATTCCAGCGGGTGGACGTACCGCTGCGCAAATTCGTGCTGCAGGGCGGGGAACGGTTAGTGAAGGCGGCCGAAGACGGCAAACCGTCGCAGACGCTGTTCCGCCGCATCGAGGCTTTCCCCCATGCCACGCTGGTGGAGGCCGAACTGCTGACCGGCCGCACCCATCAGATCCGGGTCCACGCCGCCTGGCTGGGACACCCCCTCGCCGGGGACGAGCGCTACGGCGACAAGACGGCGAACCGCCGCTGGCGCCGCCTGGGGCTCAAACGCTTGTTTCTGCACGCCTGGCAGGTGGCGTTCCATCATCCGCGCCGGGACGTTATGATACGTCTCGAAGCCCCGCTGGATGGGGAGCTGGAGGCCCTTCTCGATCATTTAAGGCAGTGA
- a CDS encoding HAD family hydrolase translates to MIPESDPQRAPALALFDLDNTLLGGDSDYLWGQFLVERGLVDRDRYEAANRRFYEDYRRGRLDIRAFLRFALKPLTEHDPARLETWRRQFLAEKIEPILLPAAQKLVECHRRRGDRLVVITATNAFVTAPIAARFGIDDLIATEPEFKDGRYTGDFVGTPCFQEGKVVRLRQWLQHHDFDLRQATFYSDSHNDLPLLEQVGHPVAIDPDPTLAAQAEKRGWPILSLRQGTEPVKLEASQALRIQ, encoded by the coding sequence GTGATTCCCGAATCTGACCCTCAGCGCGCGCCTGCCCTGGCGCTCTTCGATCTCGACAACACCCTCCTCGGCGGTGACAGCGATTATCTCTGGGGCCAGTTCCTGGTCGAGCGGGGCCTTGTGGACCGCGACCGCTACGAGGCCGCCAACCGGCGCTTCTACGAAGACTACCGCCGCGGCCGTCTCGACATCCGCGCCTTTTTGCGTTTCGCTCTGAAACCGCTGACCGAACACGATCCCGCCCGGCTCGAGACCTGGCGGCGACAGTTCCTCGCCGAGAAGATCGAACCGATCCTGCTCCCGGCGGCGCAAAAGCTGGTGGAATGCCATCGCCGCCGCGGCGACCGGCTGGTGGTCATCACCGCCACCAACGCTTTCGTCACCGCCCCCATCGCCGCCCGCTTCGGCATCGACGACCTGATCGCCACCGAGCCGGAATTCAAGGATGGCCGCTACACCGGGGATTTCGTCGGCACCCCCTGTTTCCAGGAAGGCAAGGTCGTACGGCTGCGCCAGTGGCTGCAGCACCACGATTTCGATCTGCGCCAGGCGACCTTCTACAGCGATTCCCACAACGACCTGCCGCTGCTGGAACAGGTCGGCCACCCGGTCGCCATCGATCCCGACCCGACCCTGGCGGCGCAAGCGGAAAAGCGCGGCTGGCCCATCCTCAGCCTGCGCCAGGGCACGGAACCGGTGAAACTGGAGGCGTCTCAGGCCTTGCGGATCCAGTAA
- a CDS encoding Rne/Rng family ribonuclease, with product MKRMLINATQPEELRVALVEGQKLYDFDIEVPSREQKKSNIYKGIITRIEPSLEAAFVNYGAERHGFLPFKEIAPTYFSQPLGPQQSRSDIKDLIREGQEVVVQIEKEERGTKGAALTTYIALAGSYLVLMPNNPRAGGISRRIEGEARGDLKEILASLDIPEGMGLIVRTAAGGKSAEELQWDLNYLLQLWEAIERSAAQRKAPFLIFQESNVIIRALRDHLRADIDEILIDNPATYRMVRNFLQQVMPHFINKAKLYEDSVPLFSRFQIESQIELAYRREVPLPSGGAIVIDHTEALTTIDINSARATKGGDIEETAFNTNLEAAEEIARQLRLRDLGGLFVIDFIDMTAMRHQRAVETKLREAVKSDRARIQIGRISRFGLLEMSRQRLRPSLGESSLVPCPRCQGQGTIRSTESLALSILRIIEEEALKPQTGKIVVQLPVEPATYLLNEKREVLGQIEKRHQVGIVIIPARHLETPAYEIQRIKASEGEEEAVSYERIEEEERELPEYATAEGRKVEEPAVKDFLPSTPAPIRSKTSSTELIKRFWQKLVGGARTAEPQDRPDESQATETTETQPPRPRRPRRRRGTANRSAAPTTPTPVETTTAENPPAEEEPTPAPSRRRSSRRGGRRRRGRRAGGNPAVPSRPDNAETTAENTPAPETDKATLTPPPATNILPAPRTTETPEKPPTDRNDEPD from the coding sequence ATGAAAAGAATGCTCATCAACGCCACGCAGCCGGAAGAGCTGCGGGTCGCCCTGGTGGAAGGGCAGAAACTTTACGACTTTGACATTGAGGTTCCCTCCCGAGAACAGAAAAAGTCCAACATCTACAAGGGCATCATCACCCGCATCGAACCCAGCCTGGAAGCCGCCTTCGTCAACTATGGTGCCGAGCGCCACGGCTTTCTGCCGTTCAAGGAGATCGCCCCGACCTATTTCTCTCAGCCCCTTGGACCACAGCAGAGCCGCTCCGACATCAAGGACCTGATCCGGGAGGGCCAGGAGGTCGTGGTCCAGATCGAGAAGGAAGAGCGCGGCACCAAAGGTGCGGCTCTGACCACCTACATCGCCCTGGCCGGCAGCTATCTGGTGCTGATGCCCAACAATCCCCGTGCCGGCGGCATCTCCCGCCGCATCGAGGGCGAGGCCCGGGGCGATCTGAAGGAAATTCTCGCTTCCCTCGACATTCCGGAAGGTATGGGGCTGATCGTCCGTACCGCCGCCGGTGGCAAAAGCGCCGAGGAACTGCAGTGGGATCTCAACTACCTGCTCCAGTTGTGGGAGGCCATCGAACGCTCCGCCGCCCAGCGCAAAGCCCCGTTTCTGATCTTCCAGGAAAGCAACGTCATCATCCGCGCCCTGCGCGACCACCTGCGCGCCGACATCGATGAGATCCTCATCGACAACCCGGCCACCTACCGCATGGTGCGCAACTTCCTCCAGCAGGTGATGCCGCATTTCATTAACAAGGCCAAGCTGTACGAAGATTCCGTTCCCCTGTTCAGCCGTTTCCAGATCGAAAGTCAGATCGAGCTGGCCTACCGGCGCGAGGTGCCATTGCCTTCCGGCGGAGCCATCGTCATCGACCACACCGAGGCCCTGACCACCATCGACATCAACTCGGCCCGGGCCACCAAAGGCGGCGACATCGAAGAAACCGCCTTCAACACCAATCTGGAGGCGGCCGAGGAAATCGCCCGCCAACTGCGGTTGCGCGACCTGGGGGGGTTGTTCGTCATCGACTTCATCGACATGACCGCCATGCGCCACCAGCGGGCGGTGGAAACCAAACTGCGCGAGGCGGTCAAAAGCGACCGGGCCCGGATCCAGATCGGCCGCATCTCCCGCTTCGGTCTGCTGGAAATGTCCCGCCAGCGCTTGCGTCCTTCCCTGGGGGAATCCAGCCTGGTGCCCTGTCCCCGTTGCCAGGGACAGGGCACCATCCGCAGCACCGAATCCCTGGCGCTGTCGATCCTGCGCATCATCGAGGAAGAAGCGCTCAAGCCCCAGACCGGCAAGATCGTGGTGCAACTACCCGTCGAGCCGGCCACCTACCTGCTCAACGAGAAACGCGAGGTGCTCGGGCAGATCGAAAAACGCCACCAGGTCGGCATCGTCATCATCCCGGCGCGCCATCTGGAGACCCCTGCGTACGAAATCCAGCGCATCAAGGCCAGCGAGGGAGAAGAGGAAGCCGTCAGTTACGAACGCATCGAGGAGGAAGAACGCGAATTGCCGGAATACGCCACCGCCGAAGGCCGCAAGGTGGAAGAACCGGCAGTCAAGGATTTCCTGCCCTCGACGCCGGCACCGATCCGCAGCAAGACCTCCTCCACCGAGCTCATCAAACGCTTCTGGCAGAAGCTGGTCGGCGGCGCCCGCACCGCAGAACCGCAGGACCGCCCCGACGAATCCCAGGCTACCGAAACCACGGAAACCCAGCCGCCGAGGCCGCGACGCCCGCGACGACGTCGCGGCACCGCGAACCGCAGCGCCGCACCGACGACCCCGACGCCGGTAGAAACCACGACAGCGGAAAATCCGCCTGCGGAAGAAGAACCCACCCCGGCGCCCTCACGCCGCCGCAGCAGCCGCCGCGGTGGCCGGCGGCGGCGGGGACGCCGCGCCGGTGGCAACCCTGCCGTTCCATCCCGGCCGGACAACGCTGAAACGACGGCGGAAAACACACCTGCGCCTGAGACAGACAAGGCTACGCTCACCCCCCCACCGGCCACCAACATTCTGCCAGCGCCCAGAACCACGGAAACGCCGGAAAAACCGCCAACGGATCGAAACGACGAACCGGACTGA
- the cpdA gene encoding 3',5'-cyclic-AMP phosphodiesterase — translation MSLTTWRLPADRFPLRLLQLSDCHFLPQPGDTLIGVDTEKRFQAVLEALQRHPQWPPDLLLLTGDLVQEPLAAPYRRLHRYLASLPCPWLALPGNHDDPRLLAQILCRERHHCAGQVILGDAWQLIALDSHLPGSHAGRLAPSQLDWLGNCLGRCRLPALIALHHPPVAVGSRWMDTMQLQNAETFWRQLEGYPQVKGIVFGHVHQVFSGRCRDIPLWSAPSTCFQFKPGSDDFAVDALPPGWRWLELSSHGRLRTWVERLADLPGGLDFDTRGY, via the coding sequence ATGTCTCTGACCACCTGGCGGCTGCCGGCCGATCGTTTCCCGTTGCGCCTGCTGCAACTGTCCGACTGCCATTTTCTCCCCCAACCGGGGGACACCCTGATAGGCGTCGACACCGAAAAGCGCTTTCAAGCCGTCCTCGAAGCCCTGCAACGCCACCCCCAATGGCCGCCGGACCTCCTTCTGCTCACCGGCGATCTGGTCCAGGAACCCCTGGCCGCCCCCTATCGGCGCCTGCACCGCTACCTGGCCTCGCTCCCCTGTCCCTGGCTGGCGCTTCCAGGCAACCACGACGATCCCCGGCTGCTGGCGCAGATTCTCTGCAGAGAGCGCCATCATTGTGCCGGTCAGGTCATTCTGGGCGACGCATGGCAGCTGATCGCCCTCGACAGCCACCTGCCCGGCTCCCACGCCGGCCGGCTCGCCCCTTCCCAGCTGGACTGGCTCGGGAATTGTCTCGGGCGCTGCCGGCTACCGGCGTTGATCGCCCTCCACCACCCGCCGGTCGCCGTCGGCAGCCGCTGGATGGACACCATGCAACTGCAGAACGCCGAAACCTTCTGGCGGCAGCTGGAAGGATACCCTCAGGTCAAGGGCATCGTCTTCGGCCACGTCCACCAGGTATTCAGCGGCCGCTGCCGGGACATCCCCCTGTGGAGTGCGCCCTCCACCTGCTTCCAGTTCAAACCCGGCAGCGACGACTTCGCTGTCGACGCCCTGCCCCCCGGCTGGCGTTGGCTCGAACTGTCATCCCACGGCCGTCTCCGCACCTGGGTGGAACGCCTGGCCGATCTCCCCGGCGGGCTGGACTTCGACACCAGAGGCTATTAG
- the cysG gene encoding siroheme synthase CysG, protein MKVNDSKTRLPPMDYLPVFLKLTGRLCLVVGGGAVALRKAEMLRRAGAEVGVIAPRFHPQLEALARRGEIRLRRQDYTPAALDGAVLVIAATDDGALNHRIATEARRRGIWINAVDQPDDCDFILPAIVDRSPVVVAVSSGGRAPVLTRQVKARLETLLPAGLGRLAHLAGRFRETVKRRLPPPRRRRFWEQVFDGAPGQLVHAGQEQAAAQALEQALTAAETDRPLPGYVALVGAGPGDPELLTLRALRLLQEADVVVYDRLVSQPILELVRRDAEKIYAGKARADHALPQEAINTLLVRLAKQGKRVVRLKGGDPFIFGRGGEEIATLADEGVPFIVVPGITAASGCASYAGIPLTHRDYAQSCLFVTGHRRDDRPNLDWNRLIAPRQTLVIYMGLLGLEEICQALVAHGMDPAMPAALIQAGTTPQQQVVVTTVATLADRARQTGVSPPTLVIVGEVVRLHDKLAWFQGNHR, encoded by the coding sequence TTGAAGGTAAATGATAGCAAAACCCGTCTGCCGCCGATGGACTACCTGCCGGTCTTTCTGAAGCTCACCGGCCGCCTCTGTCTCGTGGTCGGCGGTGGTGCTGTGGCCCTGCGGAAAGCTGAAATGCTGCGCCGGGCAGGCGCCGAAGTCGGCGTCATCGCCCCCCGGTTCCACCCGCAATTGGAAGCCCTCGCCCGTCGGGGCGAAATCCGGCTGCGGCGTCAGGATTACACCCCCGCTGCCCTGGACGGCGCCGTGCTGGTCATCGCCGCCACCGACGACGGCGCCCTCAACCACCGCATCGCGACCGAGGCACGCCGGCGCGGCATCTGGATCAATGCCGTCGATCAGCCGGACGACTGCGATTTCATCCTGCCGGCCATCGTCGATCGCTCCCCCGTCGTAGTCGCCGTCTCCAGCGGCGGCCGGGCCCCAGTCCTGACCCGGCAGGTGAAGGCCAGGCTGGAAACCCTGCTACCGGCCGGACTGGGACGGCTGGCGCACCTGGCCGGCCGCTTCCGGGAAACGGTCAAGCGCCGCCTCCCGCCCCCGCGGCGGCGGCGTTTCTGGGAGCAGGTCTTCGACGGCGCTCCCGGCCAGTTGGTGCACGCCGGTCAGGAACAGGCCGCCGCCCAGGCACTGGAACAGGCCCTGACGGCGGCGGAAACGGACCGTCCCCTCCCCGGCTACGTGGCGTTGGTGGGGGCCGGCCCCGGCGATCCGGAACTGCTCACCCTGCGCGCCCTGCGCCTCCTCCAGGAGGCCGACGTGGTGGTCTACGACCGCCTGGTGTCGCAACCGATTCTGGAGCTGGTCCGCCGCGATGCGGAAAAGATCTACGCCGGCAAGGCCCGCGCCGACCATGCCCTTCCCCAGGAGGCCATCAATACGCTGCTGGTACGGCTGGCGAAACAGGGCAAGCGGGTGGTGCGCCTCAAGGGCGGCGATCCTTTCATCTTCGGCCGCGGCGGCGAGGAAATCGCGACCCTGGCGGACGAAGGCGTGCCCTTCATCGTGGTCCCCGGCATCACCGCCGCCTCCGGCTGCGCCAGTTACGCCGGCATTCCCCTGACCCACCGCGACTATGCCCAGTCCTGCCTGTTCGTCACCGGCCACCGCCGCGACGACCGCCCCAACCTGGACTGGAACCGGCTCATCGCCCCCCGTCAGACCTTGGTGATCTACATGGGTCTGCTAGGCTTAGAGGAAATCTGTCAGGCTCTGGTCGCCCACGGTATGGATCCGGCCATGCCCGCGGCCCTGATTCAGGCCGGCACCACCCCGCAGCAGCAGGTGGTGGTGACCACCGTGGCGACGCTGGCCGACAGGGCCCGGCAGACCGGCGTGTCCCCGCCCACTCTGGTGATCGTGGGCGAAGTGGTGCGCCTGCATGACAAACTGGCCTGGTTCCAAGGAAACCATCGATGA